Proteins encoded together in one Amblyomma americanum isolate KBUSLIRL-KWMA chromosome 1, ASM5285725v1, whole genome shotgun sequence window:
- the LOC144113641 gene encoding uncharacterized protein LOC144113641 — MSSPSPGESEDTTAFGFAEVIGRNIRRGKKTGITPRDFDLSSLGSPSLIAAVPKFPELPSPHKVTRASAEDSNSKELRTSHQKFPEVLPTLPSSAHSEKVPRLSIPPNKEKEPTNGPDLDSLVPAYSPVANGGEESCGIDQRSPQQISRHASRSSPEHAEDSTGLCQ, encoded by the exons ATGTCAAGTCCAAGTCCAGGGGAGTCTGAAGACACAACGGCCTTCG GTTTCGCGGAGGTGATTGGGAGGAACATCAGACGGGGAAAGAAGACTGGCATTACCCCACGTGACTTCGACTTATCCTCTTTGGGGTCACCTAGCCTTATAGCCGCTGTTCCTAAGTTCCCCGAACTGCCTTCTCCTCACAAGGTGACCAGAGCGAGCGCTGAAGATAGCAACTCAAAAGAGCTGAGGACATCGCACCAGAAATTTCCTGAAGTCCTGCCTACGTTGCCGAGCAGCGCT CATTCAGAGAAGGTGCCCCGGCTAAGCATTCccccaaacaaagaaaaagaaccgACGAATGGACCAGATCTGGACAGTTTGGTGCCCGCATACTCTCCGGTTGCCAACGGCGGTGAGGAATCTTGCGGCATAGACCAGAGGAGCCCGCAACAAATCAGCCGTCATGCTTCCAGGTCAAGTCCAGAGCATGCGGAAGACAGTACGGGCTTATGTCAGTAA